In Rhizobium sp. BT03, the sequence GCCCGGCGGCAGCTCGATGATGGTGAAAACCAGCGCCGAAATGACGAAGAGCGTCGGCACCATGGCGGCGATGCGCCAGAGAATGTATCTGAGCACGCCTCAGGCCTCCTTGTACCAGAATGCATCCGGCATGTAGATGCCGAGATAGGAGGTGGGATCGAAGCCGTAGAGGGCCTTCTCCGGCAGGTTCTGCAGCTTGGCGGCGCGAAGGATCGGCTGCAGCGTGCTGTTGATCAGGCCGATCGAGAACACCTGCTGCGTATAGAGCGACAGCATCTTGTGCCAGATCACCTGGCGCTCTTCGAATTTCGCCGTCGAGCCCCATTGTTTGAGCAGGTCGACCAGTTCGGCCGCTTCAGGCAGGTCGGGGGCTGCACCCTCCTGGCCGGCGGAGAGGTAATGCATGCCCCAGAGCGGCCATTGCAGCTGATCGTCGAGGGTCGGCGCCAGTCCCGAGGGCGACATGTCGGCTGTGGGAACGCCATTGTCGAGGCCGTACCAGATCGACATCATGATTGAGCCGCTCATCGCGCGGTTGCGGAAGACGTCGCGCTGCGAGGTGCGGGTATAGAGCGCAAGGCCGATATTGGCCCAGTGATCGTGCACCAGCTCCAGCACGTCGGTATCGAGATTGCTCTCGCCGGCGGTTTCGACGGTGATCTCGGCGCGCCGCCCGTCCGGCAGCAGCCTGATGCCGTCATCGCCGCGCTTGGTCAGGCCGATCTCGTCGAGCAGGCGGTTGGCCTCGTCGGCATCGAACTTCACGTAGGCATCGGCATATTCCTGCTTGAACAGCGGGCTGTCGGGCAGGACGGTATCGGCGCTCGGCGTGCCGAGCCCGTAAAAGGCGACCATGTTGATCTCATGCCGGTCGATCGCCAGCGACAAGGCGCGGCGCAGGCGCACGTCGCGGAAAAGGCCGCGCCATACCTCGTCGGCGCAGTTGAGGTTCGGCAACAGCGTGATGCGCGAGCCGCGCGCCACCTTCCAGAGATTGACCTTCACCGGGAAGCGCTTCTCAGCTTCTTTCAGGAACGTATAGTCGTTGAAATCGATGCCGGTCGCCTGCAGGTCGGCTTCGCCGGCGCCCGCCTTGGCGGCGATGATCGACGAGGAGGAGACGTTGAGGATGAAGCGGTCGAGATAGGGAAGCTGCCGGCCGGTCTCGTCGACGCGGTGGAAGAACGGGTTGCGCTCGAAGACGAATTGCTCGGCCGGCAGCGCCGTCGTGTTGCGCCAGGGATCGAGCGTGGGCAGGTTGGGATTCTCAGGCCGGTAGGAGCGGGCCATCTTGATGTGCAGGTCCTGCCATTTCTTGACGCGGTTGGCCTGCATCATCTGTTCCATCTTCGCCTGGTCGGGCTGGAACTTCTTATGGAACTGCTTGAGATAATGCGCCGGCCCGACGATGACGAGCGGTATGGGGCCGGCGAGCGTCGGCAGGAACATCGGGTTGGGTTTGTCCCAGCTATAGCGCACCGTCAGCGGATCGAGCATCTCGAAGCGCGGCAGGCTGCCATGCGGGCGAAGCTCCAGCGCGCCGCCGCCCGGCGTCAGCTTGTCGTTGAGGATGACGTCTTCCCACCAGTAGCGGAAATCGTCGGCCGTGAATGGTTCTCCATCGGACCATTTATGGCCTTCGCGCAGCCTGAAGGTGAAGACCGTGTCGTCTTCCGAGCTGAAATCGGCGAGAATGTCAGGCTGGAACTGCAGGTGCTTGTCGTAGCCGATCAGGCGGGCATAGCCGTAGATCGTCATGAAGCGGATATCGCGCTGGCTGCCGATGATGGTGCGCACCGTGCCGCCGTAGCTGCCGGGTTCGAGCCCCATCTCCTTCAAGTTGACGATGCGCGGGCGGGCGGGAATGCGCTCGGCCATACCAGGCAGGCTGCCCGATGCCAGCCGCTCCTTGAGAAACTCAGGCTCGACGGCCTGCTCGGCCCGAAGCACGGTGGGCGCGATCGCCGCGCCGACGAGGCCGCCGAGAAAAGTGCGACGCGTCACCATCAGCGCAACTCCTTGGCATCGGCGCCTTTGCGGGCGCGCACCAGATGGCCGTCGCCGAGATCGGCATAGGCAAGCTCGGAGGCGTCGTCATGCTCGGCGGTAAAGGTCACGCCCCAGTTTTGCTTGTCGGCGGCGCCGTTTTCCCGGAGCGCCTTGAAATCGAGCGGCCGGTCGAGATCGGGGAAGGGGACGGCGGCGAGCAGCGATTTCGTATAGGGATGCACCGGATCGCGCAGGATGATCTCGCGCGGCGCGATCTCGACGATACGGCCCTTGCACATGACGGCGATGCGGTCGGCCATGTAATCGACGACGGCGAGATTGTGCGAAATGAACAGATAGGTAAGCCCCAGCTCCTTCTGCAGGTCCTTCAACAGGTTGAGGATCTGTGCCTGGACGGAGACGTCGAGCGCCGAGACCGGCTCGTCGAGGATGACGAGCTTCGGGCCGAGCGCCAGCGCGCGCGCAATGCCGATGCGCTGGCGCTGGCCGCCGGAAAAACTGTGCGGGTAACGGCTGAGGTAACGCTTGTCGAGGCCGATCGCCGCCATCAGCCCTTCGACCTTGCGCTTGCGCTCGTCACTGTCGCCGCGGTCATGAATTTCAAGCGGCTCACTGAGGATGTTGCGCACCGTCATGCGCGGCGAGAGCGAGGAGACCGGATCCTGAAACACCATCTGGATCTTGGTGCGCATATCCTGCAGTGCCTCGCCGCGCACCGACAGCACGTCGATCACGTCCTTGCCGTCGTTGAACACCACCGCGCCACTATCGGGTGTGACGGCGCGCATCAGGATCTTGCTGAGTGTCGTCTTGCCGCAGCCGGATTCGCCGACGAGGCCGAGACATTCGCCGCGGCGAATGTCGAAGCTGACATCGTCGACGGCGTGCACCACGGCGGCTTCGTGCTTGCCGAGCAGGCTGCGCTTGCGGGTCTTGTAGGTCTTCGAAAGATTGGCGACCGAAAGCAGTGTGCCCGGGGCTTCGGCCTGAAGCGGCTTCTTCTTGCCGACGAGAGTCTCGAGATTGACCGGCACGTCGCGCAACGCCTTCAGCCGCTCGCCGGGTTTCATGTCGAAATGCGGAACGGCGGCCATCAAAGCCTTGAGATAGGGATGCTGCGGATTGCGGAAGATCGCCTCGACCGGCCCCGCCTCCATGATCTCGCCGTGATAGATGACGACCACCTCGTCGGCCATATTGGCGACGATGCCGAGATCGTGGGTGATGAGCAGCATCGCCATGCCGAGCTTGGCCTGCAGCTCGCGCAGCAATTCGAGGATCTGCGCCTGGATCGTCACGTCGAGCGCCGTCGTCGGCTCGTCGGCGATCAACAGCGCCGGCTTGCAGATCAGCGCCATGGCGATCATGGCGCGCTGGCGCATGCCGCCGGACAGTTCGAACGGGTACATGTCGTAGGTGCGGTGCGGATTGGCAAAACCGACGAGGCCGAGCATCTCCTCGGTCTTCTCACGCGCTTCCTGCTTGTCGATCTCGGTGTGGATCAAAAGCACTTCGCTGATCTGGTTGCCGACCGTGTGCAGCGGCGACAGCGAGGTCATCGGCTCCTGGAAGATCGTCGCCATGCGCCGGCCGCGCAGGTCGCGCATCTCCTCGCTGTCGCGCGAAAGCGACAGGATATCGGTCGTGCTGCCGTCGAGCGGATCGGTGAAAAGGATGCGGCCGGAGGCCTTGGCCGGGTTGGGCAGGATGCCCATCACCGACTGGCTGATCACCGATTTGCCGGAGCCGGATTCGCCGACGAGAGCGGTGACCTTGCCCGGAAGAATGCGAAGATTGGCGTCCTTTACGACACGCAGCCGGTCGCCGAAAACCGAGAAGGAGACGTCGAGATTTTCAATACGCAACAAATCGGCTGCAGACGCCATACCAATGAAATTCCCCAGTCTTCTATGTTCCCGTTAAGGCACACTATCGTACCGCAAACGGGGTGTCTAGCAGATGACAATCAAGGGAAAACCGTAGCATCCCGCCGAAGTTCCCCAGGCGAGACGCGCAGATTCATAGCAGGCGTTCGAGTTTTTACTGGATGAACTTCTCCATGGTTGTGCGCTCGACGTGTTTCTTCGCGTCCCGGTGCAGGAGAATGACCTGTTCGGCTTCGGAAAGCCCGTTCTGCACTGCCTCGCGGAAGCCCTCCTCGACGTTGATCTCGGGGGCCGGTGCGCGCGGCTGCAGCACCGTCACCTTCTGGCGGATGCCGCGCAGTTTCTCTTCGCCGAGCGTCGTCCATTCGCCGCCGCAGTAGCCGGCGAAGGCCTGGCTGGCGACGACCTCGCGGCCGTATTTCTTGGTGAGGACCTGCAGCCGCTGCACCTCGTTGACCGCCGAGCCGAAGGCGGAGAAGGTCAGCCGGTCTTTCAGGCCGACATTGCCGAACATGACGTTGCCGACATGCAGGCCGATGCCGTAGCCGACTTTGCTCAGGCCTTTCGCCTCGCGGTCCCTGTTGAGTTCGGCGACGCGCGCCTGCGCCTGATGGACGGCGGAAAGGGCTGCCTCGCAGGCGATTTTCGACGGGTCCTTGTGGCGGCCGCAGGGATAGACCGCCAGGAAGCCGTCGCCGAGGAAACTCAGAATCTCGCCGCCATTGCGGTTGAAGGGGGCGGCGATCGCGTCGAAGAACTGGTTCAGCGTGTCGATATAGGCCTGGCGGCCCTCTTTTTCGGCATACATGGTGGATTCGCGCATGTCGCCCATGACGAGCGCCGCACGGATCGTCTCGCCGTCGCCGCGGCGAATCTGGCCGTTCAGCACCCGCTTGCCGGCGTCGCCGCCGAGATAGGTGGTCAGCATATTGTTGGCGAGTTTACCGAGCACCGCCATCTTGGCGGCGACCGCCAGATGGTTCTGCATCCTGATCAGCGCATCGATCATGTCGTCGGAAAAGCCGTTATGGTGGTCGGTCGACCAGGAGCCCATCATGCCCTGCACCGAACCGTCGCCGAAGGGCTGCACGAAGGCGAGGTAATCGGTGATGGCGTCCTTGCGCAGGTCCTCGAAGATCGGGAATTCGGCCGGCCCTTCCTGCATCAGCCGGCGGCGAATGTGCTGCAGGTTGTTGTCGAGCAGATAATAATAGGGGCTCTGCAGAAAACGGTCCGGCTTCTGCCCGGCCGGCATGCGGAAGCCCTCGATGGTGACGCCGCTGGCGCGCCGCCAGGTGAAGCTCAGCGCGTCGTAGAGCGGATGCAGCATCGAAAAGGTCAGATGCACGCGCGCGATCGGCAGGCCGGCGGCCGCGATCCTTTCGCAGAAGCCGCGCACGATGTTTTCAAGCTCGTCTCCGGCCAGCGAAGAGTTCGTCAGCCATTCAGCGACCCGGTCCAACAGGATGGAGGAGACGCTGGATTCGATCGTGCTCATTCTCGGTATGATCCTCATAAGGCACGCCATCCCAGAGAAAAAAATCCCTCGGCCGGCACATTTTCATGCGCAGGTCACAAGGAAATCAGGATGTACGAGCGGTATTATTTGTCAACGATCTGCCGAGAGCCCGGCAGCGGCACCCCTCTGCTCCCCATATTGGAGGACCGGACGGGCAGTCCTTTCACGGCGGTTCATTATTAAAAGTGAAAATAGGGATGCTGCATATGCGAAACAATGGGACCGGGATTTTTTTGTGCCCTCAAGTTGCAGCAAAGGACGGCGGCGGGGCATTTTGGCCACACCCGGCTAAGGGGTTATGTCGGCGAGACCCGCCCCATCCGCCTGCCGGCACCTTCTCCCCGCGCGCGGGGCGAAGGGGCAAGCCGCGACCTCTCGGTCTCTCACTAACGTCTCGCAGGGCACGTCCCCTCTCCCCGTTTTTACGGGGAGAGGGCTAGGGTGAGGGGCAGCCTTCGGCGCGAATCGGGAGGCGGCCCGGGTTTAATTCACCGCGATCATGCATTAGATCAGCTTCCTCTTCCCCGTTTGAAAGATCCCGCCTTGGCCACCTCCACCTTCGACACGCTTTTGCAGAAGATCGAAACCCGCGCGGCGCGTGCCGGCGTCATCGGGCTCGGTTATGTCGGCCTGCCGCTGGCAATGGCGGTGGGGCGCAGCGGTTTTGCGGTCACCGGCTTCGACATCGATCCTTCCAAGATGGTGGCACTCGATGCCCGCCGCTCCTATATCGATGCCGTCAGCGACGCAGCGCTTGCCGCCGAGATCGAGGCGGGGCGCTTCCAGGCGACAACCGATTTCGCCGGGCTTGCCGCCTGCGACGTGATCATCATCTGCGTGCCGACGCCGCTCACCAAACATCGCGATCCCGACCTTTCCTTCGTCGAGGCAACGTCGCGTTCGATCGCCGAGCACCTGCGCCCCGGCCAGCTCGTGGTGCTGGAATCGACCACCTATCCCGGCACCACCGACGATATCGTCAAGGTCATTCTCGAAGACACAGGGCTGAAGTCCGGTTCGGATTTCTTCGTCGGCTTCTCGCCGGAGCGCGAGGATCCCGGCAACCAGCATTACCATACCGCCACCATCCCGAAGGTCGTCGCCGGCGACGGGCCCGAGGCGCTGTCCTTGATGAAGGCCTTCTATGGCGCGGCGGTGTCGACCGTCGTTCCGGTCTCCTCGAATGCGACGGCCGAGGCGGTGAAGCTCACCGAAAACATTTTCCGCTCGGTCAACATCGCCCTCGTCAACGAGCTGAAGACCGTCTATGCGGCAATGGGCATCGACGTCTGGGAGGTGATCGATGCGGCCAAGACCAAGCCCTTCGGCTACATGCCCTTCTATCCCGGCCCCGGCCTCGGCGGCCACTGCATCCCCATCGACCCCTTCTATCTCACCTGGAAATCGCGCGAATACGAGCTGCCGACCCGCTTCATCGAGCTTGCCGGCGAGATCAATTCGGCGATGCCGCGTTATGTCGTCGGCAAGCTCGCCGAAGCGCTCGACATCCGCGCCGGCAAGGCGCTGAGCCGCAGCAGGGTGCTGGTGCTCGGCCTCGCCTACAAGAAGAACGTCGCCGATATAAGAGAGAGCCCATCGCTGCGGCTGATCGAGATCATCGAGGAACGCGGCGGACGGGCCGACTATCACGATCCCTTCGTCGCCGAAATCCCGCCGACGCGCGAATACCAGGCGCTGAAGGGCCGCAAATCGGTGGCGCTGACGCCCGAGGTGATTGCCGGCTACGATGCGGTGCTGGTCGCGACCGACCATGACAGCGTCGAATACGCGGCGCTGGCAAAAAGCGCTGCGCTGATCATCGACACCCGCAACGTTTTCAACCGGCTCGGCCTTTCGGCCGATCACGTCATCAAGGCGTGACGGCAACGCCGGAAAGCGATTTTCCGGTCATCCGGCTGGCAGCCACCGCATAACCGCCTGACGCGCCGTCGATGAAATGCATGTGGTCGCGCGAAATCGGCGTCGGCACGAAGCAGGTCATCAGCGCCGAGGCCTGCCGATGCAGGCCGTAGCGGGCGACGCCCTTGGCGCGTGCCGCTTCCAGCAGCGTCTCGATGCGTTTCAGATGTTCGGCGTCGACATCGACCGTCATCTTCAGCCCGTCGTCGAACTTGCGGAAATCGGAATTGCCGGCGACGTCGCGCTTGTAGCGGCGCGCATCGAAGCGGCCGAGCGGAATGCCGAGCCGATAGCAGACCACCGTGATGGCGAGCTGCAGGAAGATGATGAGCTTCTGGCGCAAGCGCCGGCCGGCGGGTGCCGTGGCCTTGGCCTCGCGGTTGATGCCGTGCAGCGAGAAGGCAAGCTCCGGGCCATCGGCGGGCACCGGATGGCTGCCGCGGTTCTGCTCGCCGGTGATGGCGACGATGCCGTTGACGAGGTCGCGGAATTCCTCGCCCGGCCGGCCTTCGCCGGGAACCGCGATGATCGAGACGATCTCGCCGTTTTGCGCATCGATCGGGCTCCAGCGGCAGGAGAGGCCGGTGAGATCGGGACGTGTTCCGGCCGCCGCGCGCGCGACGGCGTAATGGCCGAGCTTCATCTGCCGTTCCGCCCAGCTGGTGCCGCCGCCCCAGAACATCGCATAGGTGACGTGCGGGCTTGCCGAGTATCGCGCGACGCGGACGTCGAGGCCCTCGGCACGGGTGTCCGCGACCGGAACGATGGCGACGCGCAGCATCAGGCCGAGATCCTCCTCGACCCAGACCTGCACGGCGGCAAGCGCCTCGCGCGCCGCCTTTTCAAGCGAGCCGGGAAGCGCAATCAGTGCGCCGTCGCCGCCGAAGACGAAGGGATAATCGCCCTTGCCGACGGCATTCAGGACAGCCGAAATGACGCTGGCGCCCGCCATGTTGACGTCCTTGTACCGGCCGCCGGCAATCGCCTGTGTCGAGCCGACGATATCGGCGAGCGCCAGCACCCACCCGTCCGGCAGCGGCCGGTAATTGGCGGCATCGGTCACGCCCTCGAAGGCGCTGAACAGCGGCACGGCGGCAAAGAATTCTTCGTCGGTTACGGTTTTCATGTCATCCAGCTTAGCACAGACCCATGTTGCCACTGCAACGCCATTTCCCATTTACGGCAATCGACTTGGCAAGGTTTCATGTGTTAGCACGCGCTGACGATTTTTCATCACGGATATGGATTAGATGAGCCGCCTCGACAGCTTCATTCGCCGGTTGACGGCGCAGCGCGATATTTTGAACGCGATCATCGATCTGGTCGGCGAAATCGAAGGCCCGGTGCTGGAATTCGGCCTCGGCAACGGCCGCACCTATGATCACCTGCGCGAAAATTTCCCCGGCCGGCGCATCGTCGCCTTTGACTGGGAGGTCCGCTCCTATTCGGCCTCGACGCCAGAGGCACAAGACATGGTGACCGGCAATATCCGCGAGTCCGGCCAGGCCTTCCTCGGCATCGGCGCGGCGCTCGCCCATGCCGATATCGGCACCGGCCATGACGAGATCGACGCGGTAACGCTGACCTGGCTGCCGCAGCTGATGGCCGGCGTGCTCGCCCCCAACGGCATCGCCGTCAGCGGCCTGCCATTGGAGCATGCCGAGCTGGTGGCGCTGCCGCTGCCGGAGGGGATCAAGGAAGGGCGGTATTTCCTCTATCGCAGGACTTAAGTCGCCGTTGCGGCGACTGTGACGAACCGAAGTTTCAACAAAAGCGAGGCGTCGCCACGATCCTCTTCTCCCCCGCGGGGAGAAGGTGCCGGCAGGCGGATGAGGGGGCTACGCGCACCACATCATATGAGCGAATTCCCCGGCAAGTCGCAAAGCAAGTCCGTCTCGCGGTCATCGAAGTTAAAAGCGTCTCCGCCCAAGCGTCGCTTTTGAATGCTGACGCGATGAAGCTGCCTCATTGCAATTTATACGTTTGAATTGTAGCTGTTTTTCGTCGGGCTGTTAGGTCCGAGCCGGTAGGTGAGGGATCACCAAACTCGCAGCTAGCAGAGATGGGTCATTAAAGTGGGGTTTACAGACGCTGCCGGCACGGTTCTGGTGCAGAAATATGCGACTTTCTCCGGCAGGGCCTCCCGCGCGGAATATTGGTGGTATGTTTTATTTTATGTTCTCGTGCTGCTTGCCATAGGCATCTTGTGCAATGTAGTCGCCAGCTTTTCCGACTTCCGGGACGGAGTTCCCCCACCACTCGCCCTCCTCTTCTTCCTCTGCGGATTGGTTTTGCTCGCGATGTTCTTGCCGGCGATCGCAGTTCAAGTTCGCCGCTTCCATGATCGCAACATTTCCGGCTGGTGGTATCTCGCCTTATTGATCGGCAACTTCGTTCCGTACATCGGCCTCATTGCAGTTATTGCGATCCTGGTGATCAACGTGCTTCCGGGCACCGAAGGTCCGAACAAGTTCGGGCCCGATCCG encodes:
- a CDS encoding DUF805 domain-containing protein, translated to MGFTDAAGTVLVQKYATFSGRASRAEYWWYVLFYVLVLLAIGILCNVVASFSDFRDGVPPPLALLFFLCGLVLLAMFLPAIAVQVRRFHDRNISGWWYLALLIGNFVPYIGLIAVIAILVINVLPGTEGPNKFGPDPLRPEARAEVFA
- a CDS encoding nucleotide sugar dehydrogenase; the encoded protein is MATSTFDTLLQKIETRAARAGVIGLGYVGLPLAMAVGRSGFAVTGFDIDPSKMVALDARRSYIDAVSDAALAAEIEAGRFQATTDFAGLAACDVIIICVPTPLTKHRDPDLSFVEATSRSIAEHLRPGQLVVLESTTYPGTTDDIVKVILEDTGLKSGSDFFVGFSPEREDPGNQHYHTATIPKVVAGDGPEALSLMKAFYGAAVSTVVPVSSNATAEAVKLTENIFRSVNIALVNELKTVYAAMGIDVWEVIDAAKTKPFGYMPFYPGPGLGGHCIPIDPFYLTWKSREYELPTRFIELAGEINSAMPRYVVGKLAEALDIRAGKALSRSRVLVLGLAYKKNVADIRESPSLRLIEIIEERGGRADYHDPFVAEIPPTREYQALKGRKSVALTPEVIAGYDAVLVATDHDSVEYAALAKSAALIIDTRNVFNRLGLSADHVIKA
- a CDS encoding ABC transporter substrate-binding protein; its protein translation is MVTRRTFLGGLVGAAIAPTVLRAEQAVEPEFLKERLASGSLPGMAERIPARPRIVNLKEMGLEPGSYGGTVRTIIGSQRDIRFMTIYGYARLIGYDKHLQFQPDILADFSSEDDTVFTFRLREGHKWSDGEPFTADDFRYWWEDVILNDKLTPGGGALELRPHGSLPRFEMLDPLTVRYSWDKPNPMFLPTLAGPIPLVIVGPAHYLKQFHKKFQPDQAKMEQMMQANRVKKWQDLHIKMARSYRPENPNLPTLDPWRNTTALPAEQFVFERNPFFHRVDETGRQLPYLDRFILNVSSSSIIAAKAGAGEADLQATGIDFNDYTFLKEAEKRFPVKVNLWKVARGSRITLLPNLNCADEVWRGLFRDVRLRRALSLAIDRHEINMVAFYGLGTPSADTVLPDSPLFKQEYADAYVKFDADEANRLLDEIGLTKRGDDGIRLLPDGRRAEITVETAGESNLDTDVLELVHDHWANIGLALYTRTSQRDVFRNRAMSGSIMMSIWYGLDNGVPTADMSPSGLAPTLDDQLQWPLWGMHYLSAGQEGAAPDLPEAAELVDLLKQWGSTAKFEERQVIWHKMLSLYTQQVFSIGLINSTLQPILRAAKLQNLPEKALYGFDPTSYLGIYMPDAFWYKEA
- a CDS encoding class I SAM-dependent methyltransferase, with product MSRLDSFIRRLTAQRDILNAIIDLVGEIEGPVLEFGLGNGRTYDHLRENFPGRRIVAFDWEVRSYSASTPEAQDMVTGNIRESGQAFLGIGAALAHADIGTGHDEIDAVTLTWLPQLMAGVLAPNGIAVSGLPLEHAELVALPLPEGIKEGRYFLYRRT
- a CDS encoding ABC transporter ATP-binding protein; amino-acid sequence: MASAADLLRIENLDVSFSVFGDRLRVVKDANLRILPGKVTALVGESGSGKSVISQSVMGILPNPAKASGRILFTDPLDGSTTDILSLSRDSEEMRDLRGRRMATIFQEPMTSLSPLHTVGNQISEVLLIHTEIDKQEAREKTEEMLGLVGFANPHRTYDMYPFELSGGMRQRAMIAMALICKPALLIADEPTTALDVTIQAQILELLRELQAKLGMAMLLITHDLGIVANMADEVVVIYHGEIMEAGPVEAIFRNPQHPYLKALMAAVPHFDMKPGERLKALRDVPVNLETLVGKKKPLQAEAPGTLLSVANLSKTYKTRKRSLLGKHEAAVVHAVDDVSFDIRRGECLGLVGESGCGKTTLSKILMRAVTPDSGAVVFNDGKDVIDVLSVRGEALQDMRTKIQMVFQDPVSSLSPRMTVRNILSEPLEIHDRGDSDERKRKVEGLMAAIGLDKRYLSRYPHSFSGGQRQRIGIARALALGPKLVILDEPVSALDVSVQAQILNLLKDLQKELGLTYLFISHNLAVVDYMADRIAVMCKGRIVEIAPREIILRDPVHPYTKSLLAAVPFPDLDRPLDFKALRENGAADKQNWGVTFTAEHDDASELAYADLGDGHLVRARKGADAKELR
- a CDS encoding adenylate/guanylate cyclase domain-containing protein, translated to MSTIESSVSSILLDRVAEWLTNSSLAGDELENIVRGFCERIAAAGLPIARVHLTFSMLHPLYDALSFTWRRASGVTIEGFRMPAGQKPDRFLQSPYYYLLDNNLQHIRRRLMQEGPAEFPIFEDLRKDAITDYLAFVQPFGDGSVQGMMGSWSTDHHNGFSDDMIDALIRMQNHLAVAAKMAVLGKLANNMLTTYLGGDAGKRVLNGQIRRGDGETIRAALVMGDMRESTMYAEKEGRQAYIDTLNQFFDAIAAPFNRNGGEILSFLGDGFLAVYPCGRHKDPSKIACEAALSAVHQAQARVAELNRDREAKGLSKVGYGIGLHVGNVMFGNVGLKDRLTFSAFGSAVNEVQRLQVLTKKYGREVVASQAFAGYCGGEWTTLGEEKLRGIRQKVTVLQPRAPAPEINVEEGFREAVQNGLSEAEQVILLHRDAKKHVERTTMEKFIQ
- a CDS encoding DUF3095 domain-containing protein, producing the protein MKTVTDEEFFAAVPLFSAFEGVTDAANYRPLPDGWVLALADIVGSTQAIAGGRYKDVNMAGASVISAVLNAVGKGDYPFVFGGDGALIALPGSLEKAAREALAAVQVWVEEDLGLMLRVAIVPVADTRAEGLDVRVARYSASPHVTYAMFWGGGTSWAERQMKLGHYAVARAAAGTRPDLTGLSCRWSPIDAQNGEIVSIIAVPGEGRPGEEFRDLVNGIVAITGEQNRGSHPVPADGPELAFSLHGINREAKATAPAGRRLRQKLIIFLQLAITVVCYRLGIPLGRFDARRYKRDVAGNSDFRKFDDGLKMTVDVDAEHLKRIETLLEAARAKGVARYGLHRQASALMTCFVPTPISRDHMHFIDGASGGYAVAASRMTGKSLSGVAVTP